Proteins found in one Patescibacteria group bacterium genomic segment:
- a CDS encoding type II toxin-antitoxin system RelE/ParE family toxin: protein MDEIRKALQKFNAKEKKQIEFVLKKLHSKNVQGLDIKKLKGRDDIFRIRKGDLRVIYRLENDDIFILVIDRRREDTYKF from the coding sequence ATGGATGAAATCAGAAAGGCATTACAAAAATTTAATGCTAAAGAGAAAAAGCAGATTGAGTTTGTTTTAAAGAAATTACATTCTAAAAATGTTCAAGGCTTGGATATAAAGAAACTTAAAGGAAGAGATGACATTTTCAGGATAAGAAAAGGTGATTTAAGAGTGATTTATCGTCTTGAGAATGATGATATTTTTATTCTTGTTATAGATCGTCGTCGAGAAGACACTTATAAATTTTAA
- the secA gene encoding preprotein translocase subunit SecA, with protein sequence MSILDRVFRKPNEKYLEKIKSIVEKINSLEKEFEGFSNEQLKEKTTEFKKRLEKEETLDNILPEAFAAIRETSKRTLNQRPYDSQIIGGIVLHQRKIAEMKTGEGKTLAATLPLYLNALTGKGAHLITVNDYLARRDAVWMGQIYHALGLSIGCINHQQSFIYDPEFKKSEEEKDQKRDELGGFYVVEDFLRPCERRQAYSADITYGTNNEFGFDYLRDNMIYDLSQRVQRDFNFAIIDEIDSILIDEARTPLIISAPDMESSRWYKDFAGIIPKLDSEIDYEVDEKSKTVSLTEKGINKVEKILKIENIYESKGIRYLRYLEQALRAQARKVSDKKPLFIKDVHYVVKNGEIIIVDEFTGRLMPGRRWSKGLHQAIEAKEGLYIRPESVTLASITFQNLFRMYKKLAGMTGTALTSAEEFEKVYGLDVIVVPTNKKLIRIALADKIYKTEQVKYQEIVNEIKKRNELGQPVLVGTRSIEKNEYLSKLLQRQGIKHQVLNAKNHQKEGEIIAQAGKLDAVTIATNMAGRGVDIVLGGNPVTKEQAEKVKQLGGLHVIGTERHEARRIDNQLRGRSGRQGDSGSSQFFLSLEDDLMRIFGGERLKKLITKLNLPDDQPIEANLISKAIEDAQSRIEGMNFDARKHVLEYDDVINKHRDVVYKKRREFLEKAQNKELKPFILEMFKNSKLKQEDYEKKEKEFGENADNVFKSLYFRVLDMLWVGHLDNMEYLKDSVSLRAYGQKNPLVEYKKEGHKMFKKLLDTLEKTVTFSILNAKLGPAPDAPAQRYVPQAKKKIGRNEPCPCGSKKKYKKCCMNK encoded by the coding sequence ATGTCAATTTTAGATAGGGTTTTCAGAAAACCTAATGAAAAATATTTAGAAAAAATTAAATCCATAGTTGAAAAAATCAATTCCCTTGAAAAAGAATTTGAAGGTTTTTCTAATGAACAGTTAAAAGAAAAAACTACTGAATTTAAAAAAAGATTAGAAAAAGAAGAAACTTTAGATAATATTTTACCAGAAGCTTTTGCAGCTATAAGAGAAACATCAAAAAGGACTTTAAACCAGCGTCCTTATGATTCTCAAATTATAGGAGGAATTGTGCTTCATCAAAGAAAGATTGCTGAAATGAAAACAGGTGAGGGAAAAACCTTGGCAGCAACTCTTCCTTTATACTTAAACGCCTTAACGGGGAAAGGAGCACATTTAATTACTGTTAATGATTATCTAGCCAGGCGTGATGCTGTTTGGATGGGTCAGATTTATCATGCTTTAGGTTTGAGTATAGGATGCATTAACCACCAACAGTCTTTTATTTATGATCCTGAGTTTAAAAAATCAGAAGAAGAAAAAGATCAAAAAAGAGATGAGCTAGGTGGTTTTTATGTTGTTGAAGATTTTTTAAGACCATGTGAAAGAAGGCAAGCCTATAGTGCTGATATAACTTATGGAACTAATAATGAGTTCGGCTTTGATTATTTAAGGGATAACATGATTTATGATTTAAGTCAGCGTGTTCAAAGAGATTTTAATTTTGCAATTATTGATGAAATTGATTCAATTTTAATTGATGAAGCAAGAACTCCTTTAATTATTTCAGCTCCTGATATGGAAAGCTCAAGGTGGTACAAGGATTTTGCAGGAATAATTCCAAAGTTAGATTCAGAAATTGATTATGAGGTTGATGAAAAATCAAAAACAGTTTCTTTAACAGAAAAAGGAATTAATAAAGTTGAAAAGATTTTAAAAATTGAAAATATTTATGAGTCCAAAGGAATAAGATATCTAAGATATTTAGAGCAAGCTTTAAGAGCTCAAGCTCGTAAAGTATCAGACAAAAAACCACTATTTATTAAAGATGTTCATTATGTAGTTAAAAATGGAGAGATAATAATTGTTGATGAATTTACTGGAAGACTGATGCCTGGCAGGCGCTGGTCAAAAGGGCTCCATCAGGCGATAGAAGCAAAAGAGGGATTGTATATTAGGCCAGAATCAGTAACACTGGCTTCTATTACTTTTCAGAATTTATTTAGAATGTATAAAAAACTTGCTGGAATGACTGGAACAGCCTTAACATCAGCTGAGGAATTCGAAAAAGTTTATGGTTTGGATGTCATTGTTGTTCCTACAAATAAAAAGTTAATAAGAATTGCTTTAGCTGATAAGATTTACAAGACTGAGCAAGTAAAGTATCAGGAGATTGTAAATGAAATTAAAAAAAGAAATGAGCTAGGTCAGCCAGTGCTGGTTGGAACTCGTTCAATCGAAAAAAATGAATACTTGTCAAAGCTACTGCAAAGACAAGGGATTAAACACCAAGTTTTAAACGCTAAAAATCATCAAAAAGAAGGTGAGATTATTGCTCAAGCTGGAAAGCTAGATGCTGTTACAATTGCCACTAACATGGCTGGAAGAGGAGTTGATATAGTCCTAGGAGGAAATCCAGTAACTAAAGAACAAGCTGAAAAGGTAAAACAATTAGGCGGCCTTCATGTTATTGGAACTGAAAGGCATGAAGCAAGGCGTATTGATAATCAGTTAAGGGGAAGATCAGGAAGACAGGGCGATTCTGGATCAAGTCAGTTCTTTTTATCTTTAGAAGATGATTTAATGAGAATTTTTGGGGGAGAAAGATTGAAAAAATTAATTACAAAATTAAATCTTCCTGACGACCAGCCCATTGAAGCTAATTTAATATCAAAAGCAATTGAAGATGCCCAGTCAAGAATTGAAGGAATGAACTTTGATGCTAGAAAACATGTTTTAGAATATGATGATGTTATTAACAAACATCGTGATGTTGTTTATAAAAAAAGAAGGGAATTTTTAGAAAAAGCTCAGAATAAAGAATTAAAACCATTTATTCTAGAAATGTTTAAGAATTCAAAGTTAAAGCAGGAAGATTATGAAAAAAAAGAAAAGGAATTTGGGGAAAATGCTGACAATGTTTTTAAATCCCTTTACTTTAGAGTTTTAGATATGCTTTGGGTGGGGCATTTGGATAATATGGAATATTTAAAAGATTCAGTAAGTTTAAGAGCTTATGGTCAGAAAAATCCTTTAGTAGAGTATAAAAAAGAAGGTCATAAAATGTTTAAGAAATTACTTGATACTTTAGAGAAAACTGTTACCTTCAGTATTTTAAATGCAAAGCTTGGTCCAGCTCCTGATGCGCCAGCCCAACGTTATGTTCCTCAGGCTAAAAAAAAGATTGGAAGAAATGAACCATGTCCATGTGGTTCAAAAAAGAAATATAAAAAGTGCTGTATGAATAAATAA